Proteins from a single region of Paraglaciecola sp. T6c:
- a CDS encoding ABC transporter permease: protein MLKIILRHVSLLILTLFILSFFSFSLAYLFPGDPLVNLTGIRDSSEQGYAILAQQYAMQDSFLSQYWQYVNHLFSGNWGLSFSSGLPLAEEISRSLAASVELSAYALIVSFVVGLPLGFLAGLRHHKLTDFALLTTSVIGYSIPVFWAALIAILIFSIQLGWFPLSGRISLLYDVPYQTGFILIDILLSDLPDKEFAFKDALRHLVLPSVSIAIVTCTIVMRITRRSVVEVMSSEYIQAAYARGLSPRQVFLRHGVKNALIPILPLLVMQFTTLLTNAMIVETIFSWPGIGNGLIQAIYQRDFPAIRAGMLAVSALVLTFTITIDMVIQIFDPAGRRPENATS from the coding sequence ATGCTGAAGATTATATTGCGTCACGTGAGCTTACTGATATTGACCTTATTTATTTTAAGCTTTTTCTCATTCTCTTTAGCGTATTTATTTCCGGGCGATCCCTTGGTGAATTTAACCGGTATCCGCGATAGTTCTGAGCAAGGGTATGCTATTTTGGCTCAACAATACGCTATGCAAGACTCCTTCTTAAGCCAATATTGGCAGTACGTTAACCATCTATTTTCTGGAAACTGGGGGCTGAGTTTCAGCTCTGGCTTGCCGTTAGCAGAAGAAATCAGCCGCTCACTGGCAGCCAGCGTTGAACTTAGCGCATACGCACTGATTGTTTCTTTTGTTGTTGGATTACCCTTGGGCTTCCTTGCGGGCTTACGGCATCATAAATTGACCGACTTTGCCCTTTTGACCACCAGTGTAATCGGATACTCTATCCCCGTCTTTTGGGCAGCCTTAATTGCTATTTTAATTTTCTCGATTCAACTGGGCTGGTTCCCGCTTTCAGGCAGAATTAGTTTGCTTTACGATGTCCCCTACCAGACGGGATTCATTTTAATTGATATATTGTTAAGTGACTTACCCGACAAAGAATTTGCCTTTAAAGATGCACTTCGTCATTTAGTCTTACCAAGTGTTTCGATCGCCATTGTGACCTGTACTATTGTCATGCGTATTACACGGCGCTCAGTAGTTGAGGTGATGAGCAGTGAGTACATACAAGCGGCTTATGCTCGTGGCTTAAGCCCGAGACAAGTTTTTTTGCGCCACGGAGTGAAAAATGCACTTATTCCGATTTTACCCTTATTGGTTATGCAATTTACCACCTTGCTTACCAACGCTATGATTGTAGAAACCATATTCTCTTGGCCAGGTATTGGCAACGGACTCATTCAAGCTATTTACCAACGAGACTTTCCCGCTATCCGTGCTGGTATGTTAGCCGTATCTGCTTTGGTACTTACTTTTACCATTACGATAGATATGGTTATTCAAATATTTGACCCTGCGGGCAGAAGGCCAGAAAATGCCACGTCTTAA
- a CDS encoding ABC transporter substrate-binding protein yields MNYAWLPSSTVMFVSMFVTISLTLIGCSPESSEYQHPNGIIYCSEGNPVSFNPQLDTSGTTVDVSSHQIYDRLLDFDLVTGEIISGLASSWMTSVDGLTYTFQLRKDIAFHSTGYFTPTRSFDADDVVFSFNRWRDKNHPYHDVSGGRYPYINSVGLGDLISDIKRINRYRVEITLVRPESSFLANLATDFSIILSAEYAEKLAAAGTPDLIDTHPVGTGPFKFNSFRQDRYVRFDAHPKYWRERSTTQQLIFDITPSSSLRLAKLMTGECDSMAFPTHSQLDIIRKRKELTLDEKPGLNVGFWAFNTTRPPFDKPEVRRALAMAIDKNALMEAIYFGSAIPATSIIPPSSWAFQPDTRSSTFNPLAAAKLLRENGVEEGFSMTIWAMPVERAYNPNAMKMAELMQRYLRNVGIDANIVSYEWSTFRARLNQGLHDSVLIGWSADNGDPDNFFRPLLTCSAIDSGTNRARWCSKEYDKLIDQALNYTAQEDRAYFYSKAIELINEQMPLMPIAHAFRYQAYRDNVTGIEINPYGGIQFRNVSKQ; encoded by the coding sequence ATGAATTATGCTTGGCTGCCCTCTTCCACCGTTATGTTTGTCAGCATGTTCGTGACAATATCATTGACGTTAATTGGCTGTAGTCCTGAGTCCAGCGAATACCAGCACCCCAATGGCATCATCTATTGTTCAGAAGGTAACCCGGTCAGCTTTAACCCTCAACTTGACACGTCGGGCACTACGGTTGACGTATCGTCTCATCAAATTTATGACCGTCTGCTTGATTTCGACTTGGTCACTGGGGAAATCATTTCTGGCCTTGCCAGCAGCTGGATGACCAGCGTTGATGGCTTGACCTATACCTTCCAACTGCGAAAAGATATTGCTTTTCACAGTACCGGTTATTTCACCCCAACTCGTTCATTTGATGCTGATGATGTGGTATTTAGTTTTAATCGCTGGCGCGACAAGAACCACCCTTACCATGATGTATCAGGCGGGCGTTATCCGTATATCAATAGCGTTGGCTTGGGCGATCTTATCAGCGATATTAAACGCATAAACAGATACCGAGTCGAAATCACACTGGTGCGCCCTGAAAGCTCTTTTTTAGCCAATTTAGCCACCGATTTCTCAATTATATTATCCGCTGAATATGCTGAAAAACTTGCAGCTGCAGGCACACCAGATCTGATAGATACACATCCTGTAGGCACAGGACCATTTAAATTTAATAGCTTTAGACAAGACAGGTACGTACGTTTTGATGCTCATCCTAAATATTGGCGCGAGCGCAGCACAACGCAACAACTCATTTTCGACATTACTCCTTCAAGTTCATTACGCTTGGCGAAGCTCATGACTGGCGAATGCGACTCTATGGCGTTCCCAACACACAGCCAGCTGGATATCATCCGTAAGCGAAAGGAATTAACACTCGATGAAAAACCAGGGTTAAATGTAGGTTTTTGGGCATTTAACACCACAAGGCCACCGTTTGATAAACCAGAGGTACGCCGTGCACTGGCCATGGCGATTGATAAGAACGCGCTTATGGAAGCGATTTATTTTGGTAGTGCGATCCCTGCAACATCCATCATTCCTCCTTCTTCATGGGCCTTTCAACCGGATACCAGATCATCCACTTTTAATCCTTTAGCTGCAGCTAAATTATTACGTGAAAATGGTGTTGAGGAAGGCTTTAGTATGACTATTTGGGCAATGCCCGTTGAGCGTGCTTATAATCCTAACGCCATGAAAATGGCCGAATTAATGCAGCGCTACCTGCGAAATGTTGGTATTGATGCAAATATTGTCAGCTACGAATGGTCAACTTTCCGAGCGAGGTTAAATCAAGGTTTGCATGATTCCGTGTTAATTGGCTGGTCTGCTGATAACGGCGATCCCGATAATTTTTTCAGGCCGCTACTCACATGCTCAGCTATAGACTCAGGTACAAACCGCGCTCGTTGGTGCTCCAAGGAATACGACAAACTAATTGACCAGGCGCTCAATTACACCGCACAGGAAGACAGAGCATACTTTTATAGCAAAGCAATTGAACTGATTAATGAGCAAATGCCACTCATGCCTATTGCCCACGCATTTCGCTATCAAGCGTACCGGGACAATGTAACTGGCATTGAAATAAACCCGTATGGCGGCATTCAGTTTAGAAACGTGAGTAAGCAATAA